The proteins below are encoded in one region of Acidiferrobacterales bacterium:
- a CDS encoding TAXI family TRAP transporter solute-binding subunit, whose product MKKTFVAIAASLCMTLTAGIIPAQSQQQFVSIGTGGVTGVYYPTGGAICRLVNKNRKDHGIRCSAESTGGSIYNINNVRSGELEFGVAQSDWQFHAYHGTSKFEDQGMFEGLRAVFSVHPEPVTIIAHDDSGIQNISDLKGMRVNIGNPGSGTRGTWEVIEEAMGWSRSDLKLAAEMKSAETGQAVCDRKIDAYFWLVGHPSALTQESLSTCATHLVNATGAEIDKLVADNSYYRTATIPAGMYNNESDISTFGVGATFVTSADVPAEVVYVVVKAVFENFEDFKKLHPAFANLKPEEMISDSLSAPLHDGAAQYYKERGWM is encoded by the coding sequence ATGAAGAAAACTTTTGTCGCTATTGCCGCATCACTGTGCATGACATTGACGGCAGGCATCATTCCAGCACAGAGTCAACAGCAGTTCGTCAGCATCGGAACTGGCGGCGTGACAGGTGTGTACTATCCGACAGGCGGAGCGATCTGCAGACTGGTCAACAAGAACCGCAAGGACCATGGCATTCGCTGTTCCGCAGAATCAACCGGCGGCTCGATATACAACATCAACAATGTCCGTTCAGGCGAGTTGGAATTTGGAGTTGCACAGTCGGACTGGCAATTCCATGCATACCATGGAACCTCAAAGTTTGAGGACCAAGGAATGTTCGAGGGACTGAGAGCTGTCTTTTCGGTTCATCCCGAACCTGTTACGATCATCGCACACGATGACTCCGGAATCCAAAACATTTCGGACCTCAAGGGCATGCGCGTAAACATCGGAAATCCCGGTTCGGGCACACGCGGCACCTGGGAAGTGATCGAAGAAGCGATGGGTTGGAGTCGAAGCGATCTGAAACTCGCAGCAGAAATGAAGTCGGCTGAAACCGGTCAGGCAGTCTGCGACCGCAAGATTGACGCATATTTCTGGCTGGTCGGACATCCGTCCGCCTTGACCCAGGAGTCGCTGTCGACCTGTGCGACACACCTGGTCAACGCAACCGGCGCTGAGATCGACAAGCTGGTCGCCGACAATTCGTACTATCGAACTGCCACAATACCGGCAGGCATGTATAACAACGAATCAGACATCAGTACCTTTGGTGTCGGCGCGACTTTTGTCACCAGTGCCGATGTTCCAGCTGAAGTCGTCTACGTTGTTGTCAAGGCAGTTTTTGAGAATTTCGAAGACTTCAAGAAACTTCACCCCGCATTCGCCAATCTGAAACCTGAGGAAATGATTTCCGATTCGCTGTCCGCACCTCTCCACGACGGCGCAGCACAGTACTACAAGGAAAGAGGCTGGATGTAA
- a CDS encoding TRAP transporter permease: MNTDKKQSVSAQELLASADTGSRAATGWQGRLILIIAFIWALFQIYISSNFPFFLTEVTGIPLVVTSANARLIHLAFAFVLATMSFPLLKSSPKSHIPWYDWILIVLGVVSCLYIVVLRNEIAVRAGLPTTGDLIVSTIGMIMLGITVFRALGLPLLIVASVFVLYVFFGNAEFLPDTVQWKGASYGKAMWHYWMQNEGVFGVALGVSASLIFLFVLFGSILEKSGAGNFFIKVAFALLGHLRGGPAKAAVLASAMSGLYSGSSIANTVTTGTFTIPLMKRTGLSAEKAGAVEVASSTNGQLTPPVMGAAAFLIAEFTGISYTEIIKHALVPALVSYIALVYIVHLESLKLNLKGLPKPPSSLTLMMKIIGFLGGFIFIALLGLAVYFGMGWIKHAFPAASFTVVVILCSVVYLALIWYASKKDDLTVDAPDAPITELPRAGATAITGLYYILPIVILIWCIVLERLSPSFSAFWAMVAITIVAVTQHPLKALFRKTGNLSQEFTRGVTEWKDGMIAGSTNMVAIAVATGAAGIIVGTVSLTGAHQVVGEFVEFLSGGSLIAMLILVAIMSLILGMGLPTTANYIVVSSLMAPVILLLGAQNGLVVPVIAVHLFVFYFGILADDTPPVGLAAFAAAAISKGDPIRTGIQGFAYDIRTALLPFLFIFNTDLLLIDVSPVKAIVVFVVAVIAMMLFASATQRYLLTRNRLGESALLLLIAFTLFRPGYWLDQVQPPHLRVEPTKVYDIVRDIPQNGVMSVVISGPDFDTGETTSTTVLVPLGDLEEAEKRLTDAGLTVINEDGQMRIDEPFVGTDLFIKIGDLFDFYGDDPVVIDHIQQPAERMPKEIFYIPALVLLAGVLFIQSRRKKREAVV; the protein is encoded by the coding sequence ATGAATACAGACAAGAAACAAAGTGTGTCGGCACAAGAATTGCTTGCCAGTGCCGATACCGGATCACGAGCAGCCACCGGCTGGCAAGGCCGCCTGATACTGATTATCGCGTTCATCTGGGCACTGTTCCAGATTTACATCTCATCGAATTTTCCATTCTTCCTCACTGAAGTTACGGGAATTCCCCTGGTGGTAACCAGCGCGAATGCGCGGTTGATTCATCTGGCGTTCGCCTTTGTACTGGCGACAATGTCGTTTCCTTTGCTCAAGTCCAGTCCGAAGTCCCACATTCCATGGTACGACTGGATACTGATCGTTCTCGGAGTTGTTTCCTGTCTCTACATTGTCGTTCTGCGCAATGAGATTGCAGTAAGGGCGGGACTGCCGACTACCGGCGATCTCATCGTCTCGACAATTGGCATGATCATGCTCGGAATCACGGTTTTTCGTGCACTTGGACTGCCGCTTTTAATTGTCGCATCAGTTTTTGTTCTCTACGTATTCTTCGGCAATGCAGAATTTCTGCCGGATACGGTGCAGTGGAAAGGCGCATCGTACGGCAAGGCCATGTGGCACTACTGGATGCAGAACGAGGGAGTGTTCGGTGTCGCACTCGGAGTATCCGCCTCGCTCATATTCCTGTTCGTTCTGTTCGGGTCGATTCTGGAGAAGTCCGGTGCCGGAAATTTCTTCATCAAGGTGGCTTTTGCACTGCTTGGGCACCTGCGCGGTGGTCCGGCGAAGGCTGCGGTGCTCGCATCCGCTATGAGTGGTCTTTATTCCGGATCATCGATTGCAAATACCGTGACCACCGGCACGTTCACCATTCCCCTGATGAAGCGCACAGGCCTTTCTGCGGAAAAGGCCGGAGCGGTTGAAGTCGCATCCTCCACCAATGGACAGCTCACTCCGCCGGTTATGGGGGCAGCGGCATTCCTGATCGCCGAATTCACCGGAATCAGTTATACCGAAATCATCAAGCACGCCCTCGTTCCGGCACTGGTGTCCTACATCGCACTGGTTTATATCGTTCACCTTGAGTCGCTGAAACTCAATCTGAAAGGATTGCCAAAACCACCGTCATCACTGACACTGATGATGAAAATCATTGGATTTCTGGGTGGTTTCATCTTTATCGCCTTGCTCGGACTTGCAGTCTACTTTGGAATGGGCTGGATCAAGCATGCATTTCCGGCAGCATCCTTCACTGTTGTAGTCATATTGTGCTCGGTTGTCTATCTGGCTCTGATCTGGTATGCCTCGAAAAAAGATGACCTCACGGTTGACGCACCGGATGCGCCGATTACGGAACTTCCCCGAGCCGGCGCGACCGCGATCACCGGCCTGTATTACATTTTGCCGATCGTCATACTGATCTGGTGTATCGTGCTCGAACGACTCTCACCTTCATTCTCCGCATTCTGGGCAATGGTCGCGATCACCATCGTCGCCGTAACCCAGCACCCCCTGAAGGCCCTGTTCCGAAAGACCGGCAATCTGTCGCAGGAGTTCACAAGAGGCGTGACCGAATGGAAAGATGGAATGATTGCGGGCTCCACCAACATGGTGGCCATTGCAGTTGCCACCGGAGCGGCCGGAATCATTGTCGGAACGGTCTCACTGACTGGAGCACATCAGGTCGTCGGCGAATTCGTCGAGTTCCTGTCGGGCGGCAGTCTGATCGCGATGCTCATACTGGTTGCGATCATGAGCCTCATTCTCGGGATGGGGTTGCCGACTACCGCAAACTATATCGTCGTCTCATCATTGATGGCGCCGGTCATCCTGTTGCTGGGTGCCCAGAACGGGCTGGTTGTTCCTGTTATCGCAGTCCATCTGTTCGTCTTTTACTTTGGCATTCTGGCGGATGACACCCCACCTGTCGGACTCGCCGCTTTTGCGGCCGCCGCAATTTCAAAAGGCGACCCGATCAGGACGGGCATCCAGGGCTTCGCGTATGACATCCGAACCGCGTTGCTGCCATTTCTGTTCATTTTCAATACCGACTTGCTACTGATCGACGTTTCACCGGTGAAGGCGATCGTTGTCTTTGTCGTTGCGGTCATTGCAATGATGCTGTTTGCGTCGGCAACCCAAAGATATCTGCTGACCCGAAACAGGTTGGGGGAGTCCGCTTTATTGCTGCTCATCGCATTTACCCTGTTCCGGCCGGGCTATTGGCTGGATCAGGTACAACCGCCACATCTGCGCGTCGAGCCGACCAAAGTCTACGACATTGTCCGTGACATCCCGCAAAACGGAGTCATGTCAGTGGTTATCAGCGGTCCTGATTTCGATACCGGAGAGACTACCAGTACGACTGTACTCGTTCCTCTCGGCGACTTGGAGGAAGCGGAAAAACGGCTGACCGATGCGGGTCTGACCGTAATCAATGAGGATGGCCAGATGCGTATTGACGAACCATTTGTAGGAACCGACCTGTTCATCAAGATCGGCGACCTGTTCGATTTCTACGGAGATGATCCGGTCGTGATCGACCATATCCAACAGCCGGCCGAGCGGATGCCGAAGGAAATTTTCTATATTCCAGCTCTCGTTTTGCTGGCTGGAGTACTCTTCATCCAGTCGAGACGAAAAAAACGTGAAGCGGTTGTTTAG
- a CDS encoding D-cysteine desulfhydrase family protein: protein MFGKAAAPQSMTLHVDAAQIDDLIGFPRAVVFSQPTALESLSNLSADCGGTKLFVKRDDCNSPALGGNKVRQLEYYFGDALANGCDTVLITGAVQSNFARITAGFAAKLGMQCHIQLESRVDTSSHFYHSSGNVLLDRLFGARLHYLSEGENETAADAALEELADRLRSQGHKPYVIHLAPGRKPLGALGYVRGAAEIVLQLRDQNLRIDEIFVASGSGSTHAGLLFGLRALGCKMPVTGVCVRRDKHLQVSRIRTHCGKLVSMLNFDPCLQDDDFVLTDEVFSPGYGQASPSVWDAIVRAARREGLILDPTYSGKTMAAFLSRAQQSPSDSHLLFIHTGGTPGVFAYQDQLEKHLS from the coding sequence GTGTTCGGCAAGGCCGCGGCGCCACAGTCCATGACACTGCACGTGGATGCGGCACAGATCGACGACCTGATCGGTTTCCCACGCGCGGTGGTGTTTTCGCAACCCACCGCGCTTGAATCCCTGTCCAATCTTTCCGCCGACTGCGGCGGGACAAAGCTGTTCGTAAAACGCGACGACTGTAATTCCCCGGCTCTCGGAGGAAACAAGGTGCGGCAGCTGGAATATTATTTCGGTGATGCTCTTGCAAACGGTTGCGATACGGTATTGATTACCGGTGCTGTCCAGTCAAACTTCGCTCGAATCACTGCAGGATTTGCCGCAAAACTGGGAATGCAGTGTCACATTCAGCTCGAATCAAGGGTTGACACCTCATCTCACTTTTATCATTCATCTGGAAATGTTCTTCTGGACCGACTGTTCGGGGCCCGGCTTCACTATCTCTCGGAAGGCGAAAACGAGACCGCGGCCGATGCCGCACTGGAGGAACTCGCAGACCGGCTCCGATCACAAGGTCACAAGCCCTATGTCATCCATCTGGCTCCCGGCCGCAAACCCCTGGGTGCGCTCGGATACGTTCGAGGCGCGGCGGAAATTGTGCTGCAACTTCGGGATCAGAACCTGAGAATCGATGAGATTTTTGTCGCGTCAGGTAGCGGCAGCACGCACGCAGGACTGCTGTTCGGCTTGAGAGCGTTGGGATGCAAGATGCCGGTGACCGGGGTCTGTGTCCGACGCGACAAGCACTTGCAGGTCAGCCGGATTCGGACACATTGCGGCAAACTGGTGTCAATGCTGAATTTCGACCCGTGTCTGCAGGACGATGACTTTGTCCTGACCGACGAAGTCTTCAGTCCCGGTTATGGACAGGCCAGTCCGTCGGTGTGGGATGCCATTGTGCGCGCCGCCCGACGCGAGGGGCTTATCCTGGATCCAACCTATTCCGGCAAGACAATGGCAGCCTTTCTCTCGCGCGCACAGCAGTCCCCGTCCGATTCGCATCTGCTTTTCATCCACACCGGCGGGACGCCGGGTGTTTTTGCCTATCAGGATCAGCTGGAGAAGCATCTGTCCTGA
- the lspA gene encoding signal peptidase II, protein MSDTRLQFSERKTLGIHLGLALTVLVADQITKVLVLTNAEPFRPIPVTDFFNIYLVFNKGAAFGFLADSDIDANTLFLFVTVGILALLLYVLWVSRPGRSQAVTGIWLIIGGAAGNLADRIAHGHVVDFLDFYYANWHYSTFNLADACITAGAVLIALEIFGLRILFRRS, encoded by the coding sequence ATGTCTGACACCCGGCTGCAGTTCAGTGAACGCAAGACACTGGGCATCCATCTCGGGTTGGCTTTGACTGTGCTGGTCGCGGATCAGATCACGAAAGTGCTGGTCCTGACCAATGCTGAGCCGTTCAGACCAATTCCAGTCACCGACTTTTTCAACATCTATCTGGTGTTCAACAAGGGTGCCGCATTCGGATTTCTTGCCGATTCCGATATTGATGCCAACACGCTTTTCCTGTTTGTGACCGTCGGAATCCTCGCTTTACTCCTGTACGTCCTCTGGGTTTCGAGGCCCGGGCGCAGCCAAGCTGTCACCGGCATATGGCTGATCATCGGCGGTGCGGCGGGCAATCTGGCTGATCGGATCGCGCATGGCCACGTAGTCGACTTTCTGGACTTTTACTATGCCAACTGGCATTACAGCACTTTCAATCTGGCGGATGCGTGCATTACAGCCGGAGCGGTCCTGATCGCGTTGGAGATATTCGGATTGCGAATACTGTTTCGGCGCAGTTGA
- the ileS gene encoding isoleucine--tRNA ligase yields the protein MNYKETINLPKTDFPMRANLAKREPDILAFWDSIDLYRCLREAGKGREKWVLHDGPPYANGALHIGHAVNKILKDVIVKSKTFAGYDSPYVPGWDCHGLPIEHEVEKKIGREIYRTDPSAFRKACRQFATEQIDIQRNGFIRMGVIGDWFNPYLTMDYKTEANGVRALARIMENGHIVHDLMTVYWCSNCGSALAEAEVEFLDKKSATVDVRMGAIDRSAVMQVFDAQQTDTDDLRVSAVIWTTTAWTLPANRAIAVHPEFSYSLVRCAVNSGADEFLILAKELVASCMSRYGVQQYEIVASASGSALEGIEFGHPLDGADRPVPTVVAEHVTLEAGTGLVHTAPGHGQEDFELGKRNDLEIYNPVGPDGKFLSTTPHVAGLAVDDGAKAVTELLKSRGGLICHDVIEHSYAHCWRHKTPIIFRATPQWFVSMELADLRDTALEAIRKVQWVPQWGEARIDGMVRNRPDWCLSRQRVWGTPLTLYTHKETGELHPDMLEIFERVAKKIEQGGIDAWFDLDDSEFIGDDAGDYDKVTDVLDVWFDSGATHYSVLDGRSELTNPAGMYLEGSDQHRGWFQSSLLVSVAITGTAPYRSVLTHGFTVDGEGRKMSKSVGNIINPQEVIGKLGADTLRLWVASTEYEAEMGISQEILVRTTDSYRRIRNTARFLVGNLNGFEVSDCVTWDDMLELDRWAVRTAMGLNDEIQHAYENYRFHVICQKIHRFCIVDMGGFYLDVIKDRLYTMPQDSLGRKSAQTAMYHILEAFVRWLAPILSFTAEEIWKHVPGTREQSVFLSLWYEGWPSAARNDDATEMDFWRKVIEIREQVNRQLERSRNSGLIGSALAAEVSLHCSEPIRETLTRLGDELRFVTITSSASVEPADSMNGAAEPSDIDGLAIQVAKSEHSKCVRCWHQTPDVGADERHPEICLRCVSNISGPGEQRRFA from the coding sequence ATGAACTACAAAGAAACGATCAATCTTCCGAAGACTGATTTTCCCATGCGCGCCAATCTCGCCAAGCGGGAACCGGACATACTTGCGTTCTGGGATTCGATCGATCTGTACCGCTGTCTGCGGGAAGCCGGAAAAGGCCGCGAGAAGTGGGTGCTGCATGATGGGCCGCCCTATGCCAATGGCGCATTGCATATCGGGCATGCGGTTAACAAAATCCTTAAGGACGTTATCGTCAAGTCCAAGACTTTCGCAGGCTACGATTCTCCCTATGTCCCCGGCTGGGATTGCCACGGCCTGCCGATCGAGCACGAAGTCGAAAAGAAGATAGGTCGGGAGATCTACCGTACAGACCCATCGGCGTTTCGCAAAGCCTGCCGGCAATTTGCCACGGAACAGATTGACATACAAAGAAACGGTTTCATCCGTATGGGTGTGATCGGAGATTGGTTCAACCCCTATCTGACCATGGACTACAAGACCGAGGCCAATGGCGTACGCGCCCTTGCCCGGATTATGGAAAACGGTCACATCGTACATGATCTGATGACGGTTTACTGGTGTTCGAACTGTGGTTCCGCGCTTGCGGAAGCTGAAGTGGAATTTCTGGACAAGAAGTCCGCGACGGTCGATGTCAGGATGGGGGCGATCGATCGAAGTGCTGTCATGCAAGTGTTCGACGCACAGCAGACCGATACTGATGACCTGCGTGTGAGTGCGGTAATCTGGACGACGACGGCATGGACACTGCCCGCTAATCGCGCAATCGCAGTGCATCCTGAATTCAGCTATAGTCTGGTGCGATGCGCCGTCAATTCAGGTGCGGACGAGTTTCTCATCCTGGCGAAAGAACTGGTGGCGTCATGCATGTCTCGTTATGGCGTCCAACAGTATGAGATTGTCGCTTCCGCGAGTGGAAGCGCGCTTGAGGGAATCGAGTTCGGTCATCCACTCGACGGAGCCGACAGACCTGTACCGACAGTTGTTGCTGAGCATGTAACCTTGGAAGCTGGAACCGGGTTGGTCCATACCGCGCCAGGTCACGGACAGGAGGATTTTGAACTGGGCAAGCGCAATGATCTGGAAATCTACAATCCTGTCGGTCCCGATGGCAAGTTCCTGTCCACCACCCCGCATGTTGCAGGACTGGCCGTCGACGACGGTGCGAAGGCAGTGACGGAGCTGCTTAAGTCGCGCGGCGGACTCATCTGCCATGATGTCATCGAACACAGCTATGCACATTGCTGGCGGCACAAGACCCCGATCATTTTCCGGGCGACACCCCAATGGTTCGTCAGTATGGAGCTCGCCGATCTGCGAGATACCGCATTGGAAGCCATCAGGAAAGTCCAGTGGGTGCCTCAGTGGGGTGAGGCCCGTATAGATGGCATGGTCAGAAACCGCCCGGATTGGTGTCTGTCGCGCCAGCGGGTGTGGGGAACACCGCTCACCTTATACACTCACAAGGAGACCGGTGAGCTTCATCCGGACATGCTTGAGATATTCGAGAGGGTGGCAAAAAAGATCGAACAAGGTGGGATCGACGCGTGGTTCGACCTGGATGATTCGGAATTTATCGGTGATGACGCGGGCGACTACGACAAGGTCACTGATGTACTTGACGTTTGGTTCGATTCCGGCGCGACGCACTACAGTGTGCTTGACGGTCGATCTGAACTGACCAATCCCGCCGGTATGTATCTGGAAGGGTCGGATCAGCATCGCGGGTGGTTTCAGTCAAGCCTGCTGGTCAGTGTTGCGATTACCGGAACCGCACCGTATCGTTCGGTGCTGACTCATGGATTCACCGTTGATGGCGAAGGTCGCAAGATGTCCAAGTCTGTCGGCAACATCATCAACCCCCAGGAAGTCATCGGCAAGCTGGGTGCGGACACACTGCGTCTTTGGGTTGCTTCGACCGAATATGAAGCAGAAATGGGTATTTCTCAGGAAATTCTCGTTCGCACGACCGATTCGTATCGACGCATACGCAACACCGCCAGATTCCTGGTCGGCAACCTGAACGGGTTCGAAGTGTCGGACTGTGTCACATGGGACGATATGCTGGAACTGGACCGTTGGGCGGTGCGAACCGCTATGGGACTGAATGATGAGATCCAGCACGCTTATGAAAATTATCGCTTTCACGTGATCTGCCAGAAAATTCATCGATTCTGCATCGTCGACATGGGCGGATTTTATCTGGATGTGATCAAGGACCGTCTGTACACAATGCCGCAGGACAGTCTGGGAAGAAAGTCGGCGCAGACAGCGATGTATCACATTCTTGAGGCCTTTGTCCGATGGCTTGCTCCGATTTTGAGTTTTACCGCTGAAGAGATCTGGAAGCATGTGCCCGGGACGCGCGAGCAATCCGTATTCCTGTCGCTGTGGTACGAAGGCTGGCCGAGCGCGGCTCGCAACGACGATGCGACGGAAATGGACTTCTGGCGCAAGGTGATTGAGATTCGCGAACAGGTCAATCGCCAGCTTGAGAGGAGTCGAAATTCAGGATTGATCGGTTCAGCACTGGCAGCTGAAGTCTCCCTGCACTGTTCGGAGCCGATCCGTGAGACGTTGACCCGACTGGGTGATGAGTTGCGTTTTGTAACCATCACGTCCAGCGCGTCGGTCGAGCCGGCAGATTCCATGAATGGCGCGGCTGAGCCGTCGGATATCGACGGGCTGGCGATTCAGGTGGCGAAATCCGAACACAGCAAGTGCGTTCGATGCTGGCATCAGACACCGGATGTCGGCGCAGATGAGCGCCATCCGGAGATTTGTCTCAGATGTGTATCCAATATTTCCGGACCCGGTGAGCAAAGACGATTTGCGTGA
- a CDS encoding AAA family ATPase, with amino-acid sequence MSQIQEVRLQNFRCFHAKQSVRLTPLTFLIGDNSTGKTSFLAAMKVITDVDFVPQSVRHSNVDFRVPYDLGAFSDVVHRPSGQEDNKAPKGAI; translated from the coding sequence ATGTCTCAAATTCAGGAAGTAAGACTGCAAAACTTTCGTTGTTTTCACGCGAAACAATCAGTTCGTTTGACACCGCTCACCTTTTTGATTGGCGATAACAGTACGGGAAAAACTTCATTCCTTGCGGCAATGAAAGTCATCACCGACGTAGATTTTGTTCCCCAAAGCGTTCGCCATTCAAATGTTGATTTTAGGGTTCCATACGACTTGGGAGCATTTTCCGATGTCGTGCACCGCCCCAGCGGCCAAGAGGACAACAAAGCTCCAAAAGGAGCTATATGA